The following are from one region of the Amylibacter sp. IMCC11727 genome:
- a CDS encoding copper oxidase: MLNRRQLLGAGATAGASLVASQTWGATQNMGLPEAAMMDSAETKTTARPSSGPDYTPVVTLNGWTLPHRMNNGVKEFHLVAEPVERELADGMIAYLWGYNGQSTGPTIEAVEGDRVRIFVTNKLPEHTSVHWHGLILPSGMDGVGGLSHPGIPPGKTFVYEFDLTKSGTFMYHPHADEMVQMAMGMMGMFVVHPKDPTFMPVDRDFLIMLNAFDIDPGTYVPRIMTMTDFNLWTWNSRIFPDIDPLVVNENDRVRVRVGNLTMTNHPIHMHGYDFEVTCTDGGWVPEHARWPEVSIDIPVGAMRAYEFDAVHLGDWAIHCHKSHHTMNAMGHDVPTFIGADKRALTKKIRTLQPEYMPMGTAGMADMGTMEMPLPDNTIPMMTGWGPHGPIEMGGMFSVVKVRKGIDSDDYSDPGWYENPPGTEAYEWTGQLPKHASADSAKTQITPKSTSKG, from the coding sequence ATGTTAAATCGAAGACAACTATTAGGTGCAGGCGCAACAGCTGGAGCATCCTTAGTGGCATCCCAAACATGGGGGGCGACACAAAACATGGGTCTGCCAGAGGCGGCGATGATGGACTCGGCTGAAACCAAAACCACAGCCCGCCCATCGTCTGGTCCTGACTATACGCCGGTTGTAACACTTAACGGCTGGACGCTCCCGCATCGGATGAACAACGGCGTTAAAGAATTTCACCTTGTTGCCGAACCTGTAGAAAGGGAACTTGCCGACGGCATGATTGCATACCTGTGGGGCTACAACGGCCAGTCCACCGGGCCAACAATTGAAGCCGTTGAAGGAGATCGGGTTCGAATTTTCGTCACAAATAAGTTGCCAGAACATACCTCGGTTCACTGGCATGGTTTGATCCTACCCTCGGGAATGGACGGTGTTGGTGGTCTTAGCCATCCTGGAATTCCCCCAGGAAAGACATTTGTCTATGAATTCGATCTCACCAAGAGCGGTACGTTTATGTACCATCCGCATGCCGATGAAATGGTGCAAATGGCTATGGGAATGATGGGCATGTTTGTTGTCCATCCCAAAGACCCAACCTTCATGCCGGTAGATCGCGACTTTCTGATAATGTTGAACGCGTTCGATATTGATCCTGGAACATACGTGCCGCGTATCATGACGATGACGGACTTCAATCTGTGGACTTGGAACAGCCGCATTTTCCCAGATATTGATCCGTTGGTCGTGAATGAAAACGACCGGGTTCGGGTGCGTGTTGGCAATTTGACGATGACAAATCACCCGATCCACATGCACGGGTATGACTTTGAAGTCACATGCACTGATGGTGGTTGGGTGCCCGAACACGCACGCTGGCCAGAAGTGTCTATCGACATCCCTGTCGGTGCAATGCGGGCCTATGAATTTGATGCGGTGCATCTCGGGGATTGGGCCATCCATTGTCACAAGTCACATCACACCATGAACGCGATGGGGCACGATGTGCCAACATTCATTGGCGCGGACAAACGCGCTCTGACAAAGAAGATCCGAACGTTGCAGCCAGAATACATGCCGATGGGCACTGCTGGCATGGCGGATATGGGGACAATGGAAATGCCGTTGCCAGACAACACTATCCCCATGATGACGGGATGGGGGCCACATGGTCCAATTGAAATGGGCGGTATGTTCTCGGTCGTGAAAGTGCGCAAAGGCATCGACAGCGACGATTACTCCGATCCTGGCTGGTACGAAAACCCACCCGGAACTGAAGCGTATGAATGGACAGGTCAGCTGCCCAAACATGCCTCGGCAGATTCAGCCAAAACTCAAATCACACCAAAATCAACCTCCAAGGGCTGA
- a CDS encoding TolC family protein, whose protein sequence is MKHHRKLLILTLPIFLAACEASVSEKYKSRTAGFAAVAQNSKSITGKKTVWVQSQEQAHMLNKQVHKMVHRKTISADTAVQVALLNNKGLQAAYADIGISASDVWQESLLENPVVSIGVLGINAPELGAYRAIEGMIAGNLLDAHTRKQRIALADTNFQAAQMNAVNATLSLAAETRTAWINAVSAFETVSYLRKAAVASDASSELAAKLGGTGALGKAGQAREHAFNAELAAQTARARLDARVAKENLTRLMGLWGVEVDYFVPNRLPSLPRSIPRSRSIEKVALQNRVDLKIAKLGLEATAKAYGLTETTRLVTDLELIAGFEKERELDGGAVVSDTTPQLELEFAIPIFDTGKARMRKAELSYMRSANMLAEKAVNVRSEARVAETTYHSQYELARHYRDTVVPLRTVVEQEALLSYNGMITNTYELLSDIRDKLGSQLMASNAKRDFWLAKANLKSAIYGGMGGSAGAAGGDATIAAAGGAGH, encoded by the coding sequence ATGAAACATCATCGAAAACTCCTTATCCTAACGCTACCAATTTTTCTTGCTGCATGCGAAGCCAGCGTTTCTGAAAAATACAAAAGTCGCACGGCAGGCTTTGCTGCGGTGGCACAGAATTCCAAATCAATTACGGGAAAGAAAACCGTTTGGGTTCAGTCGCAAGAACAGGCGCATATGTTGAACAAACAGGTTCACAAAATGGTGCATCGGAAAACCATTTCAGCTGATACTGCCGTGCAAGTTGCTTTGCTTAACAATAAGGGTTTGCAAGCAGCCTATGCGGATATTGGAATTTCAGCCAGTGATGTTTGGCAGGAATCGCTTTTAGAAAACCCAGTTGTTTCAATCGGCGTGCTGGGCATAAACGCCCCCGAATTGGGCGCATATCGCGCAATCGAAGGTATGATTGCGGGTAATCTGTTAGACGCGCATACGAGAAAACAGCGAATAGCGTTGGCGGACACCAATTTTCAAGCTGCACAAATGAACGCGGTTAACGCTACCCTAAGTCTAGCGGCTGAAACTCGAACCGCATGGATCAATGCAGTCTCGGCATTTGAAACAGTTTCATATCTGCGCAAAGCTGCGGTTGCTTCTGATGCGTCATCGGAACTTGCGGCAAAGCTTGGTGGCACGGGGGCTTTAGGCAAAGCTGGTCAAGCGAGAGAGCACGCCTTCAATGCAGAACTGGCTGCACAAACAGCGCGTGCCAGATTGGATGCGAGGGTCGCAAAAGAGAATTTAACCCGGTTGATGGGATTGTGGGGAGTGGAAGTAGACTACTTCGTTCCAAACAGACTACCGTCGTTGCCCAGATCAATACCGCGAAGCCGTTCCATCGAAAAGGTTGCATTGCAAAATCGCGTAGACCTAAAGATCGCCAAATTAGGTCTGGAAGCAACAGCAAAAGCCTACGGACTAACAGAAACCACACGCCTTGTTACGGATTTGGAACTGATTGCCGGTTTCGAAAAAGAGCGAGAGCTTGATGGTGGAGCTGTCGTTTCCGATACTACGCCGCAGCTAGAATTAGAGTTTGCGATCCCAATTTTTGACACTGGGAAAGCAAGGATGCGCAAAGCGGAACTGTCATATATGCGGTCTGCAAATATGTTGGCAGAGAAAGCCGTCAATGTCCGTTCTGAAGCACGGGTCGCAGAAACGACATATCATTCTCAGTATGAGCTTGCACGGCACTATCGCGATACGGTTGTCCCTCTTCGCACCGTTGTCGAACAGGAAGCTTTGCTCAGTTACAACGGTATGATCACCAACACCTACGAACTCCTGAGCGACATTCGGGACAAGTTGGGAAGCCAACTCATGGCGTCTAACGCAAAACGAGATTTTTGGCTGGCTAAAGCAAATCTCAAATCAGCAATCTACGGCGGAATGGGCGGATCAGCGGGCGCTGCAGGTGGTGATGCCACCATTGCGGCCGCTGGTGGTGCCGGTCACTAG
- a CDS encoding transposase, translated as MSRGKKRFWSDDEKREICRQAATEGFSVAQVARRYAVNANLIHNWMKDPRFATPTEDITSPPEDAFLPVEVELSAQPIDRMVTTPSASALCATRVDLTLSDGRRVLIEGPTALSAVVGLVEGLAV; from the coding sequence ATGAGCCGAGGAAAGAAGCGCTTTTGGTCGGATGACGAGAAGCGAGAGATTTGCCGCCAAGCGGCAACGGAGGGCTTTTCTGTCGCGCAAGTTGCACGACGTTATGCAGTGAACGCAAACTTGATTCACAACTGGATGAAGGATCCCCGCTTTGCAACGCCCACGGAGGACATAACCTCTCCCCCCGAAGACGCTTTTCTGCCTGTCGAAGTTGAACTGAGCGCTCAGCCGATAGATAGGATGGTCACTACCCCTTCGGCTTCAGCTCTTTGTGCGACGCGCGTTGATCTAACGTTGTCGGATGGACGACGGGTTTTGATTGAGGGGCCAACAGCGCTGAGCGCGGTTGTGGGTTTGGTCGAAGGATTGGCCGTTTGA
- the tnpB gene encoding IS66 family insertion sequence element accessory protein TnpB (TnpB, as the term is used for proteins encoded by IS66 family insertion elements, is considered an accessory protein, since TnpC, encoded by a neighboring gene, is a DDE family transposase.): MIPVPSNTRVWLAAGVTDMRRGFYTLASQAASVLEQDPYSGHLFVFRGRRGDLLKIIWWDQQGACLFSKRLEKGRFVWPAAKDGKISVTPAQLSMLLEGIDWRMPQKTWRPLQVG, encoded by the coding sequence TTGATCCCCGTTCCTAGTAATACACGGGTTTGGCTTGCGGCTGGCGTAACGGACATGCGGCGCGGCTTCTATACACTGGCATCGCAAGCGGCAAGCGTCCTAGAACAAGACCCGTACTCGGGCCATCTGTTTGTGTTCCGTGGCCGTCGGGGTGACCTTTTGAAGATCATTTGGTGGGATCAACAGGGCGCATGTCTATTCAGCAAGCGGCTGGAGAAAGGCCGCTTTGTTTGGCCTGCTGCAAAAGACGGCAAGATCAGTGTAACGCCCGCACAATTATCAATGCTGTTGGAAGGCATCGACTGGCGCATGCCCCAGAAGACGTGGCGGCCATTGCAAGTTGGATAG
- a CDS encoding IS66 family transposase — MPDAPDIIPSEPTELREFTVGLLAELKNRDLLIEKLRHQVAGQNSHRFGSKAEGIDQLQLRLEDEEVAQAVIAPNAPPEQPAAHAKIKPKRKPLPDHLPRVERVLSVGDDCAECGGALRELARDTTEELEYVPGRFVVNQIIRPRVACKCCEAISQAPLPSRPIEKGIPGPGFLAHVLISKYMDHLPLYRQAQIFAREGLDIDRSTLAGWVGKSAALLEPLAMAIKRHVLSGQAIFADDTPVKMLAPGIGKTKTARLWAYDRDERPWASDTPPAAWYEFTLDRRGIRPSEHLKGYQGWMHADGYAGFEELYRSGQIKEVACMAHIRRKFVDVFKSQGSHVAEEAIQRIAQLYAVEKEARGSPPGQRVALRQQKAKPILDDLESWLQGELPKLSGKTPLANAIRYALTRMKRLRDYLDHGFLELDNNTAERSMRGIAIGRKNYMFMGSERGGQSAAIIYTLMETAKLNNVDPQEWLTDVLTRIANHKINRIDELLPWNYKG, encoded by the coding sequence ATGCCCGATGCACCCGATATAATCCCCTCCGAACCCACAGAGTTGCGCGAGTTCACCGTTGGATTATTAGCCGAGTTGAAGAACCGTGACTTGCTTATTGAGAAGCTGCGCCATCAGGTTGCAGGGCAGAACAGTCACCGCTTTGGATCGAAGGCCGAGGGCATCGATCAGCTACAATTGCGACTTGAGGATGAAGAAGTTGCTCAAGCTGTGATCGCGCCCAATGCGCCGCCTGAGCAACCTGCTGCGCATGCAAAGATCAAACCCAAGCGTAAACCACTGCCTGATCATCTGCCACGCGTGGAACGGGTTCTTTCTGTCGGTGATGACTGCGCCGAGTGTGGAGGTGCACTGCGCGAGTTGGCCCGCGATACAACAGAAGAGCTGGAATACGTCCCGGGACGCTTTGTCGTGAACCAGATCATCCGCCCCCGCGTGGCCTGTAAGTGTTGCGAGGCAATCAGCCAAGCACCACTGCCGTCACGCCCGATTGAGAAGGGCATTCCCGGCCCAGGGTTCTTAGCCCATGTGTTGATCAGCAAATACATGGATCACTTGCCGCTCTACCGTCAGGCACAAATCTTTGCCCGTGAGGGCTTGGACATTGATCGTTCGACACTGGCGGGATGGGTGGGTAAATCCGCAGCGTTGCTGGAACCACTGGCGATGGCCATCAAACGTCACGTTCTGTCAGGCCAAGCCATCTTTGCCGATGATACGCCCGTGAAGATGCTGGCGCCAGGCATTGGCAAGACAAAGACAGCCCGCCTCTGGGCCTATGACAGGGACGAACGCCCTTGGGCCAGTGATACCCCACCAGCTGCTTGGTATGAGTTCACGCTAGACCGCAGAGGTATCCGACCAAGCGAACATCTCAAAGGTTACCAAGGCTGGATGCATGCCGATGGCTACGCAGGATTTGAAGAGCTTTACCGTTCTGGCCAGATCAAGGAAGTGGCCTGCATGGCCCATATCAGACGCAAGTTTGTAGACGTGTTCAAGTCCCAAGGCTCGCATGTGGCTGAAGAGGCCATACAGCGCATCGCCCAGCTCTATGCCGTAGAGAAGGAAGCACGCGGCTCACCGCCAGGCCAGCGCGTCGCACTGCGACAACAAAAAGCAAAACCTATTCTTGATGATCTGGAAAGCTGGCTGCAAGGCGAGTTACCCAAACTATCGGGCAAAACGCCATTGGCCAATGCAATCAGATACGCACTGACCCGCATGAAGAGGCTGCGTGACTATTTGGATCATGGCTTTCTGGAGCTGGACAACAATACAGCAGAACGATCCATGCGTGGCATTGCCATAGGCCGCAAAAACTACATGTTCATGGGATCTGAACGCGGGGGCCAGTCAGCTGCCATCATCTATACCCTCATGGAAACCGCCAAGCTCAACAACGTTGATCCCCAAGAGTGGCTCACAGACGTCCTAACCCGCATCGCCAACCACAAGATCAACAGAATTGATGAGCTGCTACCTTGGAACTACAAGGGGTGA
- a CDS encoding ribonuclease HII: MIDPEIEQNLRQSLGSTARIAGVDEVGRGPWAGPVTACAVVLDPNNIPDGLADSKALSAKKRDALFEPILASADVGIAHVSVEEIDRINILNASMLAMKLALAELATPANFALIDGNKIPADLPMPADCLVKGDARCLSIAAASIVAKVTRDRLMVSLAQQFPHYGWETNAGYGTKVHQEGLKNHGVTQHHRRSFKPIHNILCAPKTPNS, from the coding sequence ATGATTGATCCAGAAATTGAACAAAATTTACGCCAGTCTCTTGGGAGTACGGCACGCATTGCGGGCGTGGATGAGGTGGGCCGCGGGCCATGGGCTGGGCCTGTTACTGCCTGTGCCGTTGTGCTCGACCCCAACAACATTCCAGATGGGTTGGCCGATTCCAAAGCCTTGTCCGCGAAAAAGCGTGATGCGCTGTTCGAGCCAATCCTTGCCAGCGCGGATGTGGGTATTGCCCATGTGAGTGTCGAAGAGATTGACCGTATCAACATCCTGAACGCTTCGATGTTGGCGATGAAATTGGCGCTGGCCGAGTTGGCGACACCCGCGAATTTTGCATTGATTGACGGCAATAAAATTCCTGCAGATTTGCCTATGCCTGCGGACTGTTTGGTGAAAGGGGACGCGCGGTGTTTGTCCATTGCTGCGGCCTCTATTGTGGCCAAGGTCACGCGGGATCGATTGATGGTGTCCCTTGCGCAACAGTTTCCCCACTATGGCTGGGAAACCAACGCGGGTTACGGCACAAAGGTGCATCAAGAGGGGCTAAAAAACCACGGTGTAACACAACATCATCGACGCTCCTTCAAGCCGATCCACAACATCTTGTGTGCCCCAAAAACGCCCAATTCTTGA
- a CDS encoding site-specific DNA-methyltransferase — MTNTKKPTGGVTLPLNQILSGDCIEAMDALPANSVDLVFADPPYNLQLKGDLHRPDNSKVDAVDDHWDQFDSFRVYDEFSREWLRAARRILKPNGAIWVIGSYHNIFRVGTALQDAGFWVLNDVIWRKTNPMPNFRGARLTNAHETMIWAGKSEKSRPTFNYEALKALNDGVQMRSDWVLPICNGHERLKDEDGNKAHPTQKPESLLHRVLIGSTNVGDVIVDPFFGTGTTGAVAKKLGRNFIGIEREEAYRKVATKRIADIRAHDSASLQVSTSKRAAPRVPFGQLVERGMLEPGEKLYALNGRHTAKVRADGTLVGTDVTGSIHQVGAALEGAPSCNGWTYWGFRKEGKTIPIDLLREQIRAEMTN; from the coding sequence ATGACGAATACCAAGAAACCAACCGGCGGGGTGACTCTGCCGCTTAACCAGATTTTGTCTGGTGATTGCATCGAAGCAATGGATGCTCTTCCAGCGAATTCTGTAGATTTGGTGTTCGCCGACCCTCCCTATAATTTGCAGCTGAAAGGCGATTTGCATCGCCCTGACAATTCCAAAGTGGACGCGGTTGACGACCATTGGGATCAATTCGACAGCTTTCGGGTTTACGACGAATTTTCCCGTGAATGGCTGCGTGCCGCACGGCGCATTCTCAAACCAAACGGCGCGATTTGGGTCATTGGGTCTTATCACAATATTTTCCGTGTTGGCACGGCCCTGCAGGACGCTGGGTTCTGGGTTTTGAACGATGTGATCTGGCGCAAAACCAACCCGATGCCAAACTTTCGCGGCGCCCGTTTGACGAATGCGCATGAAACGATGATATGGGCAGGGAAATCCGAAAAATCCCGCCCAACGTTCAACTACGAAGCATTGAAAGCCTTGAATGATGGCGTTCAAATGCGATCCGATTGGGTTCTGCCGATTTGCAACGGGCACGAGCGCCTGAAAGACGAAGACGGCAACAAAGCCCATCCAACGCAAAAACCCGAGAGCCTTTTGCACCGTGTTTTGATTGGTTCAACGAATGTGGGTGATGTGATTGTTGATCCGTTCTTTGGAACAGGAACAACAGGGGCAGTTGCCAAGAAATTGGGGCGCAATTTCATCGGTATCGAACGGGAAGAAGCCTATCGCAAGGTGGCCACAAAACGCATCGCAGACATTCGCGCCCATGACAGCGCATCATTGCAAGTATCCACATCAAAACGCGCGGCACCGCGCGTCCCGTTTGGTCAATTGGTCGAACGAGGGATGCTGGAACCAGGTGAAAAGCTCTATGCCCTGAATGGACGTCATACCGCCAAAGTGCGAGCTGACGGCACGTTGGTAGGTACAGATGTAACAGGATCAATTCACCAAGTCGGTGCCGCGCTGGAAGGCGCGCCATCGTGCAACGGGTGGACATATTGGGGCTTTCGCAAAGAAGGCAAAACCATCCCGATTGATCTGCTGCGCGAACAAATTCGCGCTGAAATGACCAACTGA
- a CDS encoding NAD(P)/FAD-dependent oxidoreductase, with product MSADLICDVLIVGGGPAGLSVASHLGRHHRCIVVHQDLEIGKPVRTSGGTWVRDMQALGIPSELYQTIDQLDFFSDQEEARFAVQDDKMAVMDVTGVYQHLASEMSSQNSQLMLGTKFLRSEQGADGQYVSVVRSRDGAETTIHSQMIVDASGWHCAVLTALGLGQKPDRVGVGIEYEFPIRNHAPNRAVLFVGSTALTGYGWIFPTPDQKLRLGIGVINPDTDLSPRKVMDAFVREGHADRYNIEIPEDYEVNSGIIPSIPYDPTLVYGNVVRTGDAANFATPTVGEGIRIAIEFGRKLGAEITAHLDGDAQALRRYEKDAERRFKRDYKFGFQMNKRIAGYTPARWDKSVKRLSRLSELEMTALVRSNFHFRTIVRTVWLSLLAKLK from the coding sequence ATGTCGGCTGATCTGATCTGCGATGTTCTGATCGTTGGCGGCGGTCCTGCGGGCCTGTCTGTCGCGTCCCATCTTGGCCGCCACCATCGTTGCATTGTCGTTCACCAAGACCTTGAAATTGGCAAACCGGTGCGCACCAGCGGTGGCACATGGGTGCGCGACATGCAGGCGCTGGGCATCCCATCAGAGTTGTATCAAACCATCGACCAGCTCGATTTCTTTTCCGATCAAGAAGAAGCGCGGTTTGCCGTTCAAGACGACAAAATGGCGGTGATGGATGTAACTGGGGTGTACCAACACCTTGCCTCTGAAATGTCATCGCAAAACAGTCAACTTATGCTCGGAACGAAATTTCTGCGCAGTGAACAAGGTGCAGATGGTCAGTATGTCTCGGTTGTGCGCAGTCGTGATGGGGCTGAAACAACGATCCATTCTCAGATGATTGTTGATGCATCGGGTTGGCATTGCGCAGTTCTTACTGCACTGGGGCTGGGGCAAAAGCCAGATCGCGTGGGCGTAGGGATCGAATATGAATTCCCGATCCGCAACCACGCGCCAAACCGTGCGGTTTTGTTTGTCGGTTCAACCGCGCTCACCGGCTATGGCTGGATTTTCCCAACCCCTGATCAAAAGTTGCGTTTGGGCATTGGCGTGATTAACCCCGATACAGACCTGTCGCCGCGCAAAGTCATGGACGCTTTTGTGCGCGAAGGGCACGCTGACCGCTATAACATTGAAATTCCAGAAGATTACGAGGTGAACAGTGGAATCATCCCGTCTATCCCTTACGATCCAACCCTTGTGTATGGCAATGTGGTGCGCACGGGCGATGCCGCGAATTTTGCGACGCCAACCGTGGGCGAAGGCATCCGTATCGCCATCGAATTTGGCCGCAAACTAGGTGCAGAGATCACCGCGCATTTGGACGGTGATGCACAGGCCCTGCGCCGCTATGAAAAAGACGCGGAACGCAGGTTTAAGCGGGATTATAAATTCGGCTTTCAGATGAACAAACGCATCGCAGGGTACACGCCCGCGCGGTGGGACAAATCCGTAAAACGCCTGTCCCGATTGTCCGAGTTGGAGATGACAGCGCTGGTGCGTTCAAATTTCCATTTTCGCACGATTGTGCGGACGGTTTGGTTGAGCCTTTTGGCGAAGCTCAAATAA
- a CDS encoding HAD hydrolase-like protein, whose amino-acid sequence MLTAFFDLDGTLIDPQEGLTKAIQVALEKMGETDIPSSNELRWCIGPPLWNSFEVLLGPGADISEAMDHYREYFTDDGMYQADVYDGIGEMFDAFHQIDAQMFIATSKPTVYAQEIIEHFGIHAHVERLFGSELDGTNSDKTDLLKFALDETGADPAKSVMIGDRQFDIFGARNNDIPSVGALWGFGDPDELHMAEADALAGAPEEVPEVVFDLLGLDVG is encoded by the coding sequence ATGCTGACAGCTTTCTTTGATCTTGATGGCACGTTAATCGACCCCCAAGAAGGGTTGACCAAAGCCATCCAAGTTGCGCTGGAAAAGATGGGCGAAACGGATATCCCGTCTTCAAATGAACTGCGCTGGTGTATTGGCCCACCCCTGTGGAACAGCTTCGAAGTGTTGCTTGGTCCTGGGGCTGATATCAGCGAAGCAATGGATCATTACCGCGAGTATTTCACAGACGATGGGATGTATCAGGCCGACGTTTATGACGGCATCGGCGAGATGTTCGATGCCTTTCACCAGATCGACGCGCAGATGTTCATCGCCACAAGTAAACCAACAGTTTACGCGCAAGAAATCATCGAACACTTTGGCATTCACGCCCATGTGGAACGCCTGTTCGGGTCTGAACTGGACGGCACCAATTCGGACAAAACCGATCTGCTGAAATTTGCGTTGGATGAAACAGGGGCGGACCCTGCGAAATCTGTGATGATTGGCGATCGGCAATTCGATATCTTTGGCGCACGCAACAACGACATCCCAAGCGTAGGGGCGCTTTGGGGTTTTGGTGACCCTGACGAGCTGCATATGGCAGAGGCAGACGCGTTGGCAGGTGCTCCAGAAGAGGTGCCAGAGGTTGTGTTCGATCTGCTCGGTCTCGATGTCGGCTGA
- the dapD gene encoding 2,3,4,5-tetrahydropyridine-2,6-dicarboxylate N-succinyltransferase: MSNAQLETAIEAAWEARDTITPSTTGETREAIEDTLNALDSGSLRVAEPRDSGEWHVNQWAKKAVLLGFRIKDMEHHDGGPQAGGWWDKVDSKFKGWGDDQWKSAGFRAVPNCVVRKSAYIAPGVVLMPSFVNLGAHVDEGTMVDTWATVGSCAQIGKNVHLSGGVGIGGVLEPMQAGPTIIEDNCFIGARSEVVEGCIVREGSVLGMGVFIGQSTKIVDRETGEVMYGEVPSGSVVVAGSMPSKNGVNLYCAVIVKRVDAQTRSKTSINELLRD; the protein is encoded by the coding sequence ATGTCGAACGCTCAGCTTGAAACCGCAATTGAAGCCGCATGGGAGGCACGTGACACGATCACGCCGTCCACAACAGGCGAAACACGCGAAGCTATTGAGGACACACTTAACGCATTGGACAGTGGTTCTTTGCGTGTGGCCGAACCGCGTGACTCCGGTGAATGGCATGTTAATCAATGGGCGAAAAAGGCAGTTCTTTTGGGGTTCCGCATCAAAGACATGGAACATCATGACGGCGGCCCACAGGCTGGTGGCTGGTGGGATAAGGTCGATTCCAAGTTCAAAGGCTGGGGAGACGACCAATGGAAATCCGCAGGGTTCCGCGCGGTTCCAAACTGCGTTGTACGCAAATCAGCTTACATCGCACCGGGCGTGGTTTTGATGCCATCCTTTGTAAACCTTGGCGCGCACGTTGATGAAGGCACGATGGTTGACACATGGGCTACCGTTGGATCTTGCGCACAGATTGGCAAAAACGTTCACCTGTCAGGCGGCGTTGGAATCGGCGGCGTATTAGAACCCATGCAAGCTGGCCCAACCATTATTGAAGACAACTGTTTCATCGGCGCCCGTTCCGAAGTGGTTGAAGGCTGCATCGTGCGTGAAGGGTCTGTTTTGGGCATGGGTGTGTTCATCGGCCAATCTACCAAAATCGTAGACCGCGAAACAGGCGAAGTGATGTACGGCGAAGTGCCATCAGGCTCCGTTGTTGTGGCAGGTTCTATGCCATCGAAAAACGGCGTGAACCTCTATTGCGCTGTGATTGTGAAACGGGTTGATGCACAAACACGCTCCAAAACGTCGATCAACGAACTGCTGCGCGACTGA
- a CDS encoding threonine/serine dehydratase: MDWTQEITKAATRLEGHTVRTPVLSFDGFGLGYPIEMKLEQMQRTGSFKARGAFNTLLSSDVPNAGLVAASGGNHGAAVAYAAKKLGHKAKIFVPEFAGPAKIGLIKRSGADLTVVQGEYANALQDAQAYEAKTGAMQVHAFDAVPTVAGQGTLTREWEEQGLEADTILIAVGGGGLIAGAMAWLGNRRKIVAVEPEKAPTLHTALARKAPVDVEVGGVAANALGARKVGQICYDLAVETGTECVTVTDDAITKAQVALWQECRQLVEPAGATALTALMSGAYKPAPDERVAVLVCGGNLSDDPFG; this comes from the coding sequence ATGGATTGGACACAGGAAATAACGAAGGCGGCAACGCGGTTAGAAGGCCACACCGTACGCACGCCTGTTTTATCCTTTGATGGGTTTGGGCTTGGTTATCCGATTGAAATGAAGCTGGAGCAGATGCAGCGCACGGGCAGCTTTAAGGCACGCGGCGCATTTAACACTTTGTTGTCGAGCGATGTGCCAAATGCTGGTCTTGTTGCTGCGTCAGGGGGCAATCATGGTGCTGCGGTTGCCTATGCTGCGAAAAAGCTGGGCCATAAGGCCAAGATTTTTGTGCCTGAATTTGCGGGCCCTGCCAAAATCGGCCTGATCAAACGGTCTGGTGCAGATTTGACGGTGGTTCAGGGTGAATACGCCAATGCGTTACAGGATGCACAAGCCTATGAGGCCAAAACAGGGGCGATGCAGGTGCATGCTTTTGATGCGGTTCCAACAGTTGCAGGCCAAGGCACGTTGACTCGAGAATGGGAAGAGCAGGGATTGGAAGCGGATACCATTCTGATTGCCGTTGGCGGTGGCGGCTTGATCGCTGGGGCAATGGCATGGCTTGGTAATCGCCGAAAAATCGTTGCGGTAGAGCCAGAAAAGGCCCCTACATTACACACTGCGCTCGCACGCAAAGCCCCTGTAGACGTCGAAGTTGGCGGTGTGGCAGCAAATGCCTTGGGTGCGCGGAAAGTTGGGCAAATCTGCTATGACTTGGCTGTGGAAACGGGCACGGAATGTGTGACTGTTACGGATGATGCTATCACCAAAGCACAGGTCGCGCTTTGGCAAGAATGTCGCCAATTGGTTGAACCCGCAGGGGCCACCGCGCTCACTGCATTAATGAGCGGTGCCTATAAACCCGCACCAGATGAACGTGTTGCAGTGCTTGTCTGTGGCGGCAACTTGTCCGACGATCCGTTTGGGTGA